From a region of the Gottschalkia purinilytica genome:
- the sdaAA gene encoding L-serine ammonia-lyase, iron-sulfur-dependent, subunit alpha, producing MFRYGHELLALTEKHNKKISEIVLQRECKITGLSEQEIREKMKRSFDIMKASAKDGMEKEIKTVGGIIGGDAKRVAGYAKSEKTLCGETVLKAAARALSCSEINASMGRICAAPTAGSCGIVPSTVTTAAEVYGSTDEEIVDALLTASGIGIIISTNATVAGAEGGCQAECGAAAAMAAAAMVEMAGGTPEMSLHAASIAIKNVMGLVCDPIAGLVEAPCAKRNASGAVNAMISADLALAGVKSIIPFDEVVDAMYEVGKALPSELRETALGGVAATETGKRIMKEIFG from the coding sequence ATGTTTAGATACGGACATGAATTACTAGCATTAACTGAAAAACATAATAAAAAGATATCAGAAATTGTACTTCAAAGAGAATGTAAGATAACAGGATTATCTGAACAAGAAATAAGAGAAAAAATGAAAAGAAGTTTTGATATAATGAAAGCATCTGCTAAAGATGGAATGGAAAAAGAGATTAAAACTGTAGGCGGAATCATAGGTGGAGATGCAAAAAGAGTAGCTGGTTATGCTAAATCTGAAAAGACTCTTTGTGGAGAAACGGTGCTTAAAGCTGCTGCTAGAGCATTATCTTGTTCTGAGATCAATGCATCTATGGGAAGAATATGTGCAGCTCCAACTGCTGGTTCATGTGGTATAGTTCCTTCAACTGTAACGACAGCTGCTGAAGTTTATGGATCTACTGATGAAGAAATAGTAGATGCATTACTAACAGCTTCAGGAATAGGTATAATTATTTCAACAAATGCTACTGTTGCAGGAGCAGAAGGTGGATGTCAAGCAGAATGTGGTGCTGCTGCGGCTATGGCAGCTGCAGCTATGGTAGAAATGGCAGGAGGTACTCCAGAAATGTCATTACATGCTGCATCAATAGCTATTAAAAATGTAATGGGACTTGTTTGTGATCCTATAGCAGGGCTAGTTGAAGCACCATGTGCTAAAAGAAATGCTTCAGGAGCAGTTAATGCTATGATATCAGCGGATTTAGCATTAGCAGGAGTAAAGAGTATAATTCCTTTTGATGAAGTTGTAGACGCAATGTATGAAGTTGGAAAAGCATTACCATCTGAATTAAGAGAAACAGCGTTAGGTGGAGTTGCTGCTACAGAAACAGGTAAGAGAATAATGAAAGAAATATTTGGATAA
- a CDS encoding PTS sugar transporter subunit IIC, producing MLTIIKGLGLLVFALILFSVFSFKAPKGDKAMSGLAGAAVATFLVEAIHKYISGDFIGIKFLGEVGASSGSLSGTIAASLVAISMGANPIYALIGGAALINVGILPGFIAGYVLGLIIPIFEKKVPEGINVVLGAIIFAPLSRIIALGVAPFVDNTLVSIGNMVTLAAEQSPYIMGFLLGGIMKVICASPLSSMALTAMIGLKGLAMGISTIASFGGAFANAITFKRLKLGGKGNIIGVLLEPLTQAHIITANPVSIYGSSFLGGGLAGLIAAHFGIINNAPGTASPIPGMLTPFAFNEPSKVLIVLLLAVIVGNVGGFIGSSIVKFAKKKKVNNMEPSSLAE from the coding sequence ATGTTAACAATTATAAAAGGATTAGGATTATTGGTTTTTGCACTCATTTTATTTTCTGTATTTAGTTTTAAAGCACCTAAGGGTGATAAAGCTATGTCTGGACTTGCCGGAGCAGCAGTTGCAACATTTTTAGTAGAAGCTATACATAAATATATAAGTGGAGATTTTATAGGAATAAAATTTTTAGGAGAAGTAGGAGCTTCATCAGGAAGCTTATCAGGAACTATAGCAGCCTCGTTAGTAGCTATAAGTATGGGAGCAAATCCAATATATGCACTTATAGGAGGAGCAGCACTAATTAATGTTGGAATTTTACCTGGATTTATAGCAGGATATGTATTAGGATTGATTATACCTATATTTGAGAAAAAGGTTCCAGAGGGAATAAATGTAGTATTAGGAGCTATAATTTTTGCTCCATTATCAAGAATCATAGCATTAGGAGTAGCACCATTTGTAGACAATACACTAGTTAGTATAGGCAATATGGTAACTTTAGCGGCGGAACAATCACCTTATATTATGGGATTTCTTCTTGGAGGAATAATGAAAGTAATATGTGCATCTCCACTAAGTTCTATGGCACTTACAGCTATGATAGGACTAAAAGGACTTGCTATGGGAATATCAACTATTGCTAGTTTCGGAGGAGCTTTTGCAAACGCTATTACATTTAAAAGATTAAAGTTAGGTGGTAAAGGAAATATAATTGGAGTATTACTTGAACCATTAACTCAGGCACATATTATAACAGCAAATCCTGTATCAATTTATGGATCTAGTTTTCTAGGAGGAGGACTTGCTGGTTTGATAGCAGCACACTTTGGAATTATAAATAATGCCCCAGGAACTGCATCTCCTATACCAGGTATGTTGACACCATTTGCATTTAATGAGCCTAGTAAAGTGCTAATAGTATTGTTATTAGCAGTCATAGTAGGGAATGTTGGAGGATTTATAGGATCAAGTATAGTTAAGTTTGCTAAAAAGAAAAAAGTTAATAATATGGAACCAAGTTCATTAGCAGAATAA
- a CDS encoding PTS sugar transporter subunit IIC — protein sequence MFTIVKGISLLIFVLALFYIFSFKAPKGNKAMSGLANAAVATFLVEALHRYIGGNFIGIKFLGEVGISSGSLSGTAAASLVAISMGAGPVYALIAGAALLNLGILPGFVAGYIVGLIAPIFDKKIPHGVNVVLGAILIAPLSRFVALGVEPIVESTLLSIGEVIALASTQSPYIMGFLLGGIMKIICASPLSSMALTAMIQLKGLAMGISTIASFGGAFANGVAFKRLKLGNKGNIIGVMMEPLTQAHIITSHPLSVYSSSFLGGGFAGLIAAHFGIINNAPGTASPIPGLITPFAFNSPSKVLIVLPLAALAGILGGFIGSNIVKYIKNKK from the coding sequence ATGTTTACTATAGTGAAAGGCATAAGTTTATTGATATTTGTATTGGCCTTATTTTATATATTTAGCTTTAAAGCACCAAAAGGAAATAAAGCTATGTCAGGGCTTGCAAATGCTGCCGTAGCTACTTTCCTAGTAGAAGCCTTACATAGATATATAGGTGGCAATTTTATAGGAATAAAGTTCTTGGGAGAAGTAGGGATATCATCGGGAAGTTTGTCGGGAACAGCAGCAGCTTCATTAGTAGCAATAAGTATGGGTGCAGGTCCAGTATATGCTCTTATAGCAGGAGCTGCATTATTGAATTTAGGAATTCTTCCAGGATTTGTAGCTGGATACATAGTAGGTTTAATTGCACCTATATTTGATAAAAAAATTCCACATGGTGTAAATGTTGTTTTGGGTGCTATATTAATAGCCCCATTATCAAGATTTGTAGCTTTAGGAGTGGAACCAATAGTTGAAAGTACTTTACTTAGCATTGGTGAAGTTATAGCTTTAGCATCAACTCAATCTCCTTATATTATGGGATTTTTACTTGGTGGTATTATGAAGATAATATGTGCATCCCCGCTAAGTTCTATGGCACTTACAGCTATGATACAGTTAAAAGGACTTGCTATGGGAATATCTACAATTGCTAGTTTCGGAGGAGCTTTTGCAAATGGAGTGGCGTTTAAAAGACTGAAACTAGGTAACAAAGGGAATATAATTGGGGTTATGATGGAGCCTCTTACACAAGCACATATAATAACTTCACATCCATTATCTGTTTATAGTTCTAGTTTCCTAGGAGGAGGATTTGCAGGATTAATAGCAGCACATTTTGGAATTATAAATAATGCGCCAGGAACAGCTTCGCCAATACCTGGACTTATAACTCCGTTTGCGTTTAATTCTCCAAGTAAAGTATTAATAGTTTTACCTTTAGCGGCTTTAGCAGGAATTCTGGGAGGATTTATAGGATCAAATATTGTAAAGTATATAAAAAATAAAAAATAG